The following coding sequences lie in one Eriocheir sinensis breed Jianghai 21 unplaced genomic scaffold, ASM2467909v1 Scaffold249, whole genome shotgun sequence genomic window:
- the LOC126991169 gene encoding trichohyalin-like, with the protein MHAQHTTLRHHTVTHGASMATTRHYHDLLGLARGATQEAIRRQYRRLALAPHPDKNPQDVAAATARFQQLQLAVQTLCDTDSRAATTTVALTYTDVAARAKEEQGEKRKVKGGREEEEEEEQKESGGCVGVEEGLAETETERREKGEEEKMEEEEEKDDVATKAETAPAEGETDVQLTVIVRSPFKCAEHLDKLFACEQCRSRLTPREGGGRYRELRKHKEQLLVERRERVRQLNADRIKAEAEELPPRPRKIRFNLKDVPKPVKDREFLYRLYQKRKGGMVQQWRRRLAALNNSEAAWRQELDALAAERGWRAEGLEYTERSVQEEGWGAEAEDEDGEKGGRECLEGRGEEGEEERKEEKQGEEGKVDEEREENEHREEGKVDEESEKEQKKEREMEEKEEHEESGGCVGVGKGLAVTETDRSEEGEEEKKEEEKEKEEEKDDVATKAETAPAEVEADVQLTGTEGEPPYPLGWEEPVARLRCAEHLVYFSNCEECLSGMTAKERQIRLQERRDRISERHVERREQLQQLNADTIAADGKTKKRKGRRARRLQAKAEKELSRRPRKIRFNLKDVPKPVKDREFVYRLYQSRKGGMVQQWRRRLAALNNSEAAWRQELDALAAERGWRAEGLEYTERSVQEEEWGAEAEDEEREREEQVEERKENEKRKEKEEGEEGKMEEESEEKEQKEERVMEEHRRQQQQRQAGEGRRGRGAGRSCASFLSS; encoded by the coding sequence ATGCACGCACAGCACACCACTCTCAGGCACCACACCGTGACGCACGGCGCCTCTATGGCCACCACCAGACACTACCACGACCTCTTGGGGCTGGCGCGCGGCGCCACGCAGGAGGCGATAAGGAGGCAGTACCGGCGCCTCGCCCTCGCCCCCCACCCTGACAAGAACCCGCAGGACGTGGCGGCGGCCACGGCAAGGTTCCAGCAGCTGCAGCTGGCGGTGCAGACTCTCTGCGACACCGACTCAAGGGCCGCCACCACGACGGTGGCCCTCACCTACACGGACGTGGCGGCAAGggccaaggaggaacaaggagagaagaggaaggtgaagggagggagggaggaggaggaggaggaggagcagaaggagagtggaggctgcgtaggagtggaagagggattAGCTGAGACAGAgacggaaaggagggagaaaggagaggaagagaaaatggaagaagaggaagagaaagatgacgtAGCGACAAAGGCGGAGACCGCTCCTGCCGAAGGAGAGACTGACGTGCAGCTGACGGTCATAGTGAGGAGCCCGTTCAAGTGTGCCGAGCACCTCGACAAACTCTTCGCCTGCGAGCAGTGCCGCAGCCGCCTGACtcccagggaggggggggggcgctaCCGGGAGCTGCGGAAGCATAAAGAGCAGCTGCTTGTCGAGCGGCGGGAACGAGTGCGGCAGCTCAACGCCGACAGGATTAAGGCCGAGGCCGAGGAGCTTCCCCCGCGGCCTCGCAAGATCAGGTTCAACCTGAAGGACGTCCCCAAACCCGTCAAGGACCGGGAGTTCCTGTACCGCCTCTACCAGAAGAGGAAAGGCGGCATGGTGCAGCAGTGgcgccgccgcctcgccgcgcTCAACAACAGCGAGGCGGCGTGGCGGCAGGAGCTGGACGCCCTGGCGGCCGAGCGAGGCTGGCGGGCCGAGGGCCTTGAGTACACGGAGCGGAGTGtacaggaggaggggtggggggcagaggccgaggacgaagatggagagaagggagggagggagtgcttggaaggaaggggtgaggaaggggaggaagaaaggaaggaggagaaacagggtgaggaagggaaggtggatgaagaaagggaggaaaatgaacatagagaggaagggaaggtagatgaagagagtgagaaggaacagaagaaggagcgggagatggaggagaaggaggagcatgaggagagTGGAGGCTGCGTAGGAGTGGGGAAGGGATTAGctgtgacagagacagacaggagtgaggaaggagaggaagagaaaaaggaagaagaaaaagagaaggaggaagaaaaagatgacgtaGCCACAAAGGCGGAGACCGCTCCTGCCGAAGTTGAGGCTGACGTGCAGCTGACGGGCACAGAGGGGGAGCCGCCCTATCCCCTGGGCTGGGAGGAACCGGTGGCCCGGCTCAGGTGTGCTGAACACCTCGTCTACTTCAGCAACTGTGAGGAGTGCCTCAGCGGCATGACTGCCAAGGAGCGACAGATTCGCCTGCAGGAGCGGCGGGACCGTATCAGCGAGCGACATGTCGAGCGGCGGGAACAACTGCAGCAGCTCAACGCCGACACGATCGCGGCCGATGGCAAGACGAAGAAGCGTAAGGGACGCAGGGCCCGGCGGCTACAGGCCAAGGCGGAAAAGGAGCTTTCCCGGCGGCCTCGTAAGATCAGGTTCAACCTGAAGGACGTCCCCAAACCCGTCAAGGACCGGGAGTTCGTGTACCGCCTCTACCAGTCCAGGAAAGGCGGCATGGTGCAGCAGTGgcgccgccgcctcgccgcgcTCAACAACAGTGAAGCGGCGTGGCGGCAGGAGCTGGACGCCCTGGCGGCCGAGCGAGGCTGGCGGGCCGAGGGCCTCGAGTACACGGAGCggagtgtgcaggaggaggagtggggggcagaggccgaggacgaagagagggagagagaggaacaggtagaagaaaggaaggagaacgaaaaaaggaaggagaaggaagagggagaggaagggaagatggaggaagagagtgaggaaaaggagcagaaggaggagcggGTGATGGAGGAGCaccggcggcagcagcagcagcggcaggccGGGGAGGGCAGGCgggggcgcggcgcggggcggagttgtgcttcttttctttcatcttag